One Synechocystis sp. LKSZ1 genomic window, ACTTGGGTAAAGAAGGTGCTGTTCTCTCCTTTAGTGGTGGTTTGATGCCCTACGCTCCCTACGTTGGTAGTCTAACAGGGGATTTAATCAGCAATGATCGTAGCGCTCCTTACATCATTGAAACCCAGTACGCATACCCCATCAACAAAAATATCCAAATTACCCCTGGCTTCTACGTTATTCTTAACCCAGAAGCTAACAGCAACAACTCCAGCATCTGGGTGGGTGTTCTGCGGACAACCTTCAAGTTCTAACCAAGATTTCGTTTAACTTGAACTTTTTTAGAAATTCTGTCTTCTCGAATTAACGGGGAGACAGTTTTTTTCTGTTAGGATAAGCCTGGGTATTGGCTAAGGACAAAATAAACGATGCGAATTATTCACACCATGTTACGAGTGGGAAATCTAGAGGAATCCCTCAACTTTTACTGCGATATTTTGGGGATGACCTTATTGCGTCAAAAAGATTATCCCAGCGGAGAATTTACCCTAGCCTTTGTCGGCTATGGTGCGGAATCAGAACAGGCAGTGATTGAATTAACCTACAACTGGGGTATCGAAAAGTATGAGCTAGGCAATGCCTTTGGCCATATTGCTCTGGCGGTGGATGATATTTATGCCACCTGCGACAAAATTAAAGCCCGCGGCGGCAAGGTAACTCGCGAACCCGGGCCAATGAAGCATGGGACGACGGTAATTGCCTTTGTCGAAGACCCCAATGGCTACAAAATTGAATTGATTCAGGCAAAAACTGAAAATTAAGGCTCCCTAGATTTGAGGG contains:
- the gloA gene encoding lactoylglutathione lyase, with translation MRIIHTMLRVGNLEESLNFYCDILGMTLLRQKDYPSGEFTLAFVGYGAESEQAVIELTYNWGIEKYELGNAFGHIALAVDDIYATCDKIKARGGKVTREPGPMKHGTTVIAFVEDPNGYKIELIQAKTEN